From the genome of Caloenas nicobarica isolate bCalNic1 chromosome 14, bCalNic1.hap1, whole genome shotgun sequence, one region includes:
- the WDR24 gene encoding GATOR2 complex protein WDR24 produces the protein MEKMARVTTALGGNTLTGRTMFCHLDAPANAISVCRDAAQVVVAGRNIFKIYSIEEDQFVEKLNLRVGRKPSLNFSCADVVWHQMDENLLATAATNGVVVTWNLGKPSRNKQDQLFTEHKRTVNKVCFHPTEVYMLLSGSQDGYMKCFDLRKKDSVSTFSGQSESVRDVQFSIRDYFTFAATFENGNVQLWDIRRPDRYERMFTAHNGPVFCCDWHPEDRGWLATGGRDKMVKVWDMNTTRAKEIYCVQTIASVARVKWRPECKHHIATCSMMVDHNIYVWDVRRPFIPSAMFEEHKDVTTGIVWRHLHDPYFLLSGSKDSTLYQHIFKDASQPIDRANPEGLCYSLYGDLAFAAKESLISSDSNRKPYIGDRRHPIFFKRKLDPTEQFEYISSSSALSVFETDVESGSMDWFVHTAKQYALAGRPLAELCDHNAKVAKGLDRNQVAQTWTMLRIIYSSVGIVSSTNLNHSLGKGSTALPLMNSFNLKDIPSGLGSESRLDRSKGESRSENILMDSSSTLINNEDNEETEGSDVPADYLLGDVEADEDDLYMMDHENPHTEEQEYSLPQEAFPLRHEIVDNPSALDHLQDKADSPHVSGNEAETVSLTPVESFSLISISHSLYENRLPSDFFNPIVRDTLLFYAEQGDVQTAVSVLIVLGDRIRKEIDEQTQEHWYTSYIDLLQRFQLWNISNEVIKLSTCRAINCLNQASTTLHVNCSNCKRPMSNRGWICDRCRQCASMCAVCHHVVKGLFVWCQGCSHGGHLQHIMKWLETSSHCPAGCGHLCEYT, from the exons ATGGAGAAAATGGCCAGGGTCACCACTGCCCTGGGGGGCAACACCCTCACGGGACGGACCATGTTCTGCCACCTGGATGCCCCTGCCAATGCTATCAGCGTGTGCCGCGATGCTGCCCAGGTGGTGGTGGCCGGCCGCAACATCTTCAAAATCTACTCCATCGAGGAGGACCAGTTTGTGGAGAAGCTGAATCTCCGTGTTGGCCGCAAACCCTCCTTGAACTTCAGCTGTGCGGACGTGGTATGGCACCAGATGGACGAGAACCTGTTGGCCACCGCCGCCACCAATGGCGTGGTCGTCACCTGGAACCTGGGCAAGCCGTCTCGCAACAAGCAAGACCAGCTCTTCACTGAGCACAAACGCACTGTCAATAAGGTCTGCTTCCACCCCACCGAGGTCTACATGCTCCTCAGCGGCTCCCAGGATGGTTACATGAAATGCTTTGACCTGCGCAAGAAGGATTCTGTCAGCACCTTCTCTG GCCAGTCGGAGAGCGTGCGTGATGTCCAGTTCAGCATCCGGGACTACTTCACCTTCGCTGCCACCTTTGAAAATGGGAATGTGCAGCTGTGGGACATCCGCCGGCCGGACCGCTATGAGAGGATGTTCACGGCCCACAACGGGCCTGTCTTCTGCTGTGACTGGCACCCAGAGGACAG GGGCTGGCTGGCAACGGGCGGCCGGGATAAGATGGTGAAGGTGTGGGACATGAACACCACACGGGCGAAGGAGATTTACTGTGTGCAGACCATCGCCTCGGTGGCCCGGGTGAAGTGGCGACCGGAGTGCAAGCACCACATCGCTACCTGCTCAATGATGGTGGACCACAACATCTATGTCTGGGACGTGCGGCGTCCCTTCATCCCCTCCGCCATGTTCGAGGAGCACAAGGACGTCACCACGGGCATCGTGTGGCGTCACCTCCATGACCCCTATTTCCTCCTGTCGGGTTCCAAGGACAGCACCCTCTACCAGCACATCTTCAAGGACGCCAGCCAGCCCATCGACCGGGCCAACCCTGAGGGGCTGTGCTACAGCCTCTACGGAGACCTGGCCTTCGCTGCCAAGGAGAGCCTCATCTCCTCCGACTCCAACCGCAAACCCTACATCGGGGACCGGCGTCACCCCATCTTCTTCAAGCGCAAGCTAGACCCCACAGAGCAGTTTGAGTACATCTCCTCCTCCAGCGCCCTCAGCGTCTTCGAGACGGACGTGGAGAGCGGCAGCATGGACTGGTTTGTGCACACTGCCAAGCAGTACGCGCTGGCCGGCAGGCCCCTGGCCGAGCTCTGCGACCACAACGCCAAGGTGGCCAAGGGCTTGGACCGCAACCAG GTGGCTCAAACGTGGACGATGCTGCGAATTATCTATTCCAGCGTTGGCATCGTGTCATCCACCAACCTGAACCACAGCCTGGGGAAAGGCAGCACCGCCCTCCCACTCATGAACAG CTTTAACCTGAAGGACATTCCCTCTGGGCTGGGTAGTGAGTCGAGACTGGACCGCAGCAAAGGAGAAAGCCGCTCAGAAAACATCCTCATGGATTCTTCCTCCACCCTGATCAACAACGAGG ACAATGAGGAGACAGAAGGCAGCGATGTCCCTGCTGACTATTTGCTGGGAGACGTGGAAGCGGATGAAGATGACCTGTATATGATGGACCATGAGAACCCGCACA ctgaggagcaggaaTACAGCCTTCCCCAAGAAGCCTTCCCCCTGCGCCATGAAATTGTGGACAACCCATCAGCCTTGGACCACCTGCAAGACAAGGCTGATTCCCCTCACGTCAGCGGCAATGAGGCTGAGACAGTGTCACTGACGCCTGTGGAGTCCTTCTCCCTCATCTCCATCTCCCACTCGCTCTACGAGAACCGCCTGCCCTCTGACTTCTTCAATCCCATTGTGCGGGACACGCTCCTCTTCTACGCCGAGCAAGGGGATGTGCAGACGGCCGTGTCTGTCCTCATCGTGCTGGGAGACCGCATCCGCAAGGAGATAGATGAGCAGACCCAG GAACACTGGTACACGTCCTACATTGACCTGCTGCAGCGCTTCCAGCTCTGGAACATCTCCAATGAGGTGATCAAGCTGAGCACGTGCCGAGCCATCAACTGCCTCAACCAGGCCTCCACCACCCTCCACGTCAACTGCAGCAACTGCAAGCGGCCCATGAGCAACAGGGGCTGGATCTGCGACAG GTGTCGGCAGTGTGCCAGCATGTGTGCCGTCTGTCACCACGTGGTGAAGGGGCTCTTCGTCTGGTGCCAAGGCTGCAGCCACGGTGGCCACCTCCAGCATATCATGAAATGGCTGGAGACCAGCTCCCACTGCCCCGCTGGCTGCGGCCACCTCTGCGAGTACACCTGA
- the JMJD8 gene encoding jmjC domain-containing protein 8 isoform X3 — translation MAVRGASAGRGACREAWSAAAPVPALVPLHMAAARRLLLLLLPLAWAWDGGWLAGTVPEEERCTVERADASLTYSLFMQRFAFSRPVILRGVTDNSAFRALCTREKLLAAFGARPVRLSTANTYSYRKVDMPFREYVEQLLKPQDPAQLGSDTLYFFGDNNFTEWGPLFQQYVPPAFRIPGTSPAYSFGIAGSGSGVPFHWHGPGYSEVIFGRKRWFLYPPDKTPHFHPNETTLAWLHHTYPALPPAERPLECTVRPGEVLYFPDRWWHATLNLDTSVFISTFLG, via the exons ATGGCAGTGCGCGGCGCCAGCGCGGGCCGCGGTGCTTGCCGGGAAGCGTGGTCCGCCGCGGCGCCGGTACCGGCGCTGGTCCCGCTCCAcatggcggcggcgcggcggctgctcttgctgctgctgccgctggcCTGGGCCTGGGACGGCGGCTG GCTGGCGGGCACGGTGCCGGAGGAGGAGCGGTGCACAGTGGAGCGGGCCGACGCCTCCCTCACCTACTCCCTCTTCATGCAGCG GTTCGCCTTCTCCCGGCCAGTCATCCTCCGCGGGGTCACGGACAACTCG GCCTTCCGTGCCCTCTGCACCCGGGAGAAGCTGCTGGCAGCTTTTGGGGCCCGCCCCGTGCGGCTCAGCACGGCTAACACCTACTCCTACCGCAAAG tGGACATGCCCTTCCGGGAGTATgtggagcagctgctgaagcCGCAGGATCCAGCCCAGCTGGGCAGCG acACCCTCTACTTCTTCGGAGACAACAACTTCACTGAGTGGGGCCCCCTCTTCCAGCAGTATGTGCCCCCCGCCTTCCGCATTCCGGGCACCAGCCCTGCCTACAGCTTTGGGATcgcag GCTCTGGCTCCGGTGTTCCCTTTCACTGGCACGGCCCCGGTTACTCCGAGGTGATCTTTGGCAGGAAG CGCTGGTTTCTGTACCCGCCGGATAAAACACCCCACTTCCACCCCAACGAGACGACACTGGCCTGGCTCCACCACACGTacccggcgctgccgccggctGAGCGCCCACTGGAGTGCACCGTCCGCCCTGGGGAG